Proteins from a single region of Corylus avellana chromosome ca11, CavTom2PMs-1.0:
- the LOC132165184 gene encoding proline-rich receptor-like protein kinase PERK1: protein MSQSPSPSSPATPSAPPPATPAAPPPATPSAPPPATPSAPPPATPSAPPPSTPSSPPPSTPSPPPSTPSTPSTPPPSATPSTPSPPSNPTTPPSPPATTRSPPPPSSSGTPPSTRSPPPPPSTSGSPTSSSSGISTGVVVGIAIGGVLILVVLSILCVCCTKKKRRRRDEEGYYAPPPPPPGPKVGPYGGPQQQHWQQNAPPPANHVVGVLQKPSPPPAVASRPPYSPANAPTTPQPPPPPPFLNSSGGSGSNYSGSENPLPPPHPGVVLGFSKSSFSYEELAMATDGFSDANLLGQGGFGYVHRGVLPNGKEVAIKQLKAGSGQGEREFQAEVEIISRVHHKHLVSLVGYCITGSQRLLVYEFVPNNTLEFHLHGKGRPTMDWPTRLKIALGSAKGLAYLHEDCHPKIIHRDIKASNILIDFKFEAKVADFGLAKLASDTNTHVSTRVMGTFGYLAPEYASSGKLTDKSDVFSYGVMLLELITGRRPVDTTHSFMEDSLVDWARPLLTRALEDRNFDALIDQRLQNDYEPNEMACMVTCAAACVRHSARRRPRMSQIVRALEGDASLADLSEGIRPGHSTVYSSHGSSDYDTSQYKEDMKKFRKVALGSQEYGASSEYRLAYLHEDCHPKIIHRDIKASNILIDFKFEAKVADFGLAKLASDTNTHVSTRVMGTFGYLAPEYASSGKLTDKSDVFSYGVMLLELITGRRPVDTTHSFMEDSLVDWARPLLTRALEDRNFDALIDQRLQNDYEPNEMACMVTCAAACVRHSARRRPRMSQIVRALEGDASLADLSEGIRPGHSTVYSSHGSSDYDTSQYKEDMKKFRKVALGSQEYGASSEYSGPTSEYGLYPSGSSSEGQNTRDMEMGKIKKSSQGFSGSS from the exons ATGTCTCAATCTCCAAGCCCCTCTTCGCCGGCCACTCCCTCGGCGCCGCCACCAGCCACGCCAGCCGCTCCGCCGCCAGCTACTCCCTCAGCGCCGCCGCCGGCCACTCCATCTGCTCCGCCACCAGCCACTCCCTCAGCGCCGCCACCGTCCACTCCGTCTTCGCCACCACCGTCCACTCCCTCGCCACCACCGTCCACGCCTTCCACTCCCTCCACCCCGCCGCCAAGCGCAACTCCGTCTACTCCTTCACCGCCGTCGAACCCAACGACGCCTCCTTCTCCTCCGGCGACGACAAGGAGTCCGCCGCCTCCTTCGAGTTCTGGCACCCCCCCGAGCACTCGTAGCCCTCCGCCACCCCCGTCGACGAGTGGTTCGCCGACGTCTTCGTCGAGTGGGATATCGACTGGGGTTGTGGTTGGGATAGCGATCGGTGGGGTGTTGATTCTGGTGGTGCTGAGTATACTGTGCGTGTGTTGCACCAAGAAGAAAAGGAGACGCCGAGATGAGGAGGGCTACTATGCGCCTCCACCTCCGCCTCCAGGTCCCAAAG TTGGCCCTTACGGTGGTCCACAACAGCAGCATTGGCAACAAAATGCTCCCCCACCTGCGAATCATGTTGTTGGAGTGTTGCAGAAACCCTCTCCTCCACCAGCAGTTGCATCACGACCACCTTACTCACCGGCAAATGCTCCTACAACACCGCAGCCCCCACCACCACCGCCTTTCCTGAACAGCAGTGGAGGCTCTGGGTCCAATTATTCGGGGTCAGAAAATCCACTCCCACCACCTCATCCAGGAGTAGTCTTAGGTTTCTCAAAGAGCAGTTTTTCATACGAAGAATTAGCTATGGCAACTGATGGATTCTCGGATGCCAACCTTCTTGGACAAGGTGGATTTGGGTATGTGCATAGAGGAGTCCTTCCGAATGGGAAGGAAGTGGCTATCAAGCAGTTGAAAGCTGGAAGTGGGCAGGGGGAGCGTGAGTTTCAGGCAGAGGTTGAGATTATTAGTCGAGTACATCACAAACATCTTGTTTCATTGGTTGGGTACTGTATCACTGGGTCTCAGAGGCTGCTTGTTTATGAGTTTGTTCCAAACAATACCTTAGAGTTCCACTTACATG GGAAGGGGCGACCAACTATGGATTGGCCCACAAGACTTAAAATTGCCTTAGGATCTGCAAAAGGACTGGCATATCTTCACGAGGATt GCCATCCCAAGATCATTCATCGTGATATCAAAGCATCCAATATACTTATAGACTTCAAGTTTGAGGCAAAG GTTGCGGATTTCGGACTTGCAAAGTTGGCCTCTGATACCAATACTCATGTCTCCACCAGGGTGATGGGAACTTTTGG GTATCTGGCTCCAGAATATGCGTCAAGTGGGAAACTCACAGACAAATCAGATGTTTTCTCCTATGGGGTCATGCTTTTGGAGTTGATCACCGGACGCCGACCTGTTGACACAACCCATTCCTTCATGGAGGATAGTTTGGTAGACTGG GCAAGGCCTTTGCTCACACGAGCTTTGGAAGATAGAAACTTTGATGCTCTGATTGATCAAAGGCTGCAAAATGATTATGAACCCAATGAGATGGCATGCATGGTTACTTGTGCTGCTGCCTGTGTGCGTCATTCCGCACGGCGTCGACCAAGAATGAGTCAG ATTGTTCGAGCTTTGGAAGGAGATGCGTCTCTCGCAGATCTTAGTGAAGGAATCAGACCTGGACACAGCACCGTATACAGCTCTCATGGAAGCTCAGACTATGACACCAGCCAATACAAGGAGGACATGAAAAAATTCAGGAAGGTGGCATTGGGAAGCCAGGAGTACGGTGCCAGTAGCGAGTATA GACTGGCATATCTTCACGAGGATt GCCATCCCAAGATCATTCATCGTGATATCAAAGCATCCAATATACTTATAGACTTCAAGTTTGAGGCAAAG GTTGCGGATTTCGGACTTGCAAAGTTGGCCTCTGATACCAATACTCATGTCTCCACCAGGGTGATGGGAACTTTTGG GTATCTGGCTCCAGAATATGCGTCAAGTGGGAAACTCACAGACAAATCAGATGTTTTCTCCTATGGGGTCATGCTTTTGGAGTTGATCACCGGACGCCGACCTGTTGACACAACCCATTCCTTCATGGAGGATAGTTTGGTAGACTGG GCAAGGCCTTTGCTCACACGAGCTTTGGAAGATAGAAACTTTGATGCTCTGATTGATCAAAGGCTGCAAAATGATTATGAACCCAATGAGATGGCATGCATGGTTACTTGTGCTGCTGCCTGTGTGCGTCATTCCGCACGGCGTCGACCAAGAATGAGTCAG ATTGTTCGAGCTTTGGAAGGAGATGCGTCTCTCGCAGATCTTAGTGAAGGAATCAGACCTGGACACAGCACCGTATACAGCTCTCATGGAAGCTCAGACTATGACACCAGCCAATACAAGGAGGACATGAAAAAATTCAGGAAGGTGGCATTGGGAAGCCAGGAGTACGGTGCCAGTAGCGAGTATAGTGGACCAACCAGTGAGTATGGTTTGTACCCTTCTGGATCAAGCAGTGAAGGCCAAAACACCCGAGATATGGAGATGGGAAAGATAAAGAAAAGCAGCCAAGGTTTCAGTGGAAGCTCTTGA